The Strix uralensis isolate ZFMK-TIS-50842 chromosome 26, bStrUra1, whole genome shotgun sequence nucleotide sequence TTTGTCAGTCCCCATCTCCCTCCCACCTGCCACCCCTGCCTCCTTGCCAGAAGGAAATGAATATGCATGACAAAGTAGCTATGTCACTGGAATTGTCAGCTCTGAGAGTTTCTGGGAGCACAGAACTGTCAGTCAGGAAATACAGCATTACTTGTAGCTGGTAGAAGCCTCTAATCCTGACGTagcttctgcaaatatttttggcTAAGAAAATAACCAAGCACTACAGCAGAGATCAGCTCACTTAAAAGCTGTGTATTACTAGAGCTCTGGAGACCCTCAGGAACGGGTGTGGTTGGCACTGCATGTAGGTCTAGCTGCTGCATTTTAGGAATGACAGCACACCACTGTGCAATGAAGCCAGTCTCTGGCTGGCACAAGCTGGAACATAGAGCCTCCTCCTATAAACAGTGCACTTGCAGGCACCTGCAGCCTAGGCAGGGCGCTCACTTTGGCCAGTCTTGGCTCTTTAAAAAGGGCGTCTCATAATAAAAACTCTTAACTTTCTGAAAAGTTTTCCTTTGAGAGCTGGAGCTTCCCAGTCTCAGACTTTATGCAGAGGGCCCATGGTTTAGGTGGAACTGAGTGAACATTTCTAATCAGGGctgttccttctcttctccttttgaAGGATGAGCATGGCTTTATTGCCAGGGAGTTCAACAGGAAATACAGGATTCCAGATGATGTGGACCCTCTGACCATAACCTCATCTCTCTCTCTGGATGGTGTCCTGACTGTGAGCGCACCGAGGAAACTAAGTGATGTCCCTGAGCGCACTATCCCTATCACCCGTGAAGAGAAGCCTGCCATTGCAGGAGCCCAAAGGAAGTAGGCCGCTATTTAAAATCACTCTGGTGGCCATTCAAGAGCACTTTTCATCAGGTGCCAGCTATACTGAATGGCTACTCTTACTATTTATGCTGAGTAAGTTTGCTAACAAATAAAACATGAATAAGCagtttgtattttcttgttttgagCACTGAGGACACAGGAAGTGTTGGGTCAAGAAAGCTGTGTAAGGTTGCTGTGCAGGAAAACATACCTGGCATCATTCTTGCTTACAGCTTGAGGGGCAGGTGTGTCCAGGAGAGCTTGTCTTGTGTTCAGAAACACTTTGCTAGCTTCACTTCGTGTACTCTAATGTTTTGCAAACATCTAATTGCATTAGCCTTTTCCTTCAATGTTGCCAGAGGATTTCAGAATGTTTCACAAGCAACAGAAACGTTTCTCCAGTGGAGATTAGACTGGTAAAACAACTTCATGACAAGCGAAACCTATTTGAACTGTGGGTATTAGATAACAACCGAATGGAACATAACTGTATCTTAAATCTTTAGAATGACTCACATTATGGAGAAGCATCCAAGTGCGGCAACCAATTCAGAGCAGTTGCAGATGAAAACTGCATAGCTGCAGTAAACACAGATATatccagagaagaaaaacatcctgCTCTCATGGTACAAATCACGTCACTTTGAAACTAAGTTGTCAGTGCTCTTCAAACAATGAACAGGATCTGACGTCTACGGTATTAATCTGACTTAAGCTAACATTGTCGAGTGGTACAAAACACTTCTCAGGTGTCATCATCTGCTTAGCACCTCTCTTCAAAGGAATATGAGCATAAAGGAAAGTCTGTATTACTGGAATTGAATTTCTAAAATTCATCTCCAAAAAGGACAGAATGCCATAGATCTGTTGCACAGATCATCAGACTCAGTTATGACCTGACCTACTTTCTATGTTCCTCATACCTGCTAAGACAAAACTTGTCTTAGAAGGGATTAGTTTAAATCTCAAATGAACTGTGAGGACATCCTTCTTCCATGGCTttaagtgagaaaaataaaatgagcacTCAGTGATGAGCGGTCATTGTCAAATACCCCAAATCCCACCTAATTGCCAAGGTCTAGTGTTTCCTATTAGCCTATTAGGTTCTAAGCTCTTCCAGTTAAGGTGTTGGTTGGGCTTGACTGACAAGGCACAGGGTGACTGGTGACTTGCAGTCACCTCTGCACACAAAACAAATGACAGAAATATGCATAGGTTACCAACAATACAGCttagaaagcaggaagaaaattcTTCACATGATGCTACATTTGGCTTTAATGTGTGACAGGTCTTTTTGCTTGAAGGATATCCTTGTGGCACTGATAGCAGACAGGCCTCCTCTTTTTCTGAAGGTATAGTCTGCACATTCTCTTCATCTCTCTTGCTTTTCCTGCATCCTTTGTGTTCCTTCTCTGAGTGTTGGACACAAGCAAAGAAAATGCTGCCATATGGGGTCTATTGTGTAGCAAGACTGAGCAGTTGGGTTGAACGAAGGAGGTTCCATCTCAGGGTGGTGGCCTGGAAACCAATAGGTTCTGTTTCAAATCCTAAAAGAATAAGCACAAAAAAACTTGAGGAAGTGCAAAATAGTAAGAATATATCCAGAAAGCACAACTGAGGGAAATCTTTTCTGTAGAGCAGGGGATTGTTAGGCTCAAATTCAGGAGCAAGAAATTGGAATTTTGTGTGAAAGCTCATTGGGGAAAATGTGATGAGGTTAGCTAGACAAGAACACTTGAAATGCAAATACCACTCCCTGAATGACTTGAAATACCTGTTCTGTGGTGGCACAGGAGCACAACTCCACAatgagaaaatgacagaaaagaattCTGTCATCTCCAAGCACAAATGTCATTCAGAAGCTCCTCTGTAGCTACACTACAGATCCAACAGACTACTGTGTTTCTGTTCTGTGCAGGTACTTTTAATTCTCTGACGCTTTCCCATGCTGTAATCTGAAGAGTATGTTATTTCAAAGCAGTGAgtatactgaaaagaaaaactcaCATTTAGCATGACTAAATATAAGTAAAAAACTTTAACATTTTATATCCTACAGGCAGACCAAAGTATCTGCAATTGCACTGCTACTTTCAAATCAGTCTAACCTAAGATCACAAAGTTTTGGTGATTACTATTTTGATTCACCATCTGAACAGCAAAAGAAGGAGAGCTGGACTGGGGCCACTGGTACAAGGAGTAAGACGTgagtttaaacaaaaaagcattcCTCACATCTTTACTCCTGTAGTGAAACTGTTGTAGGGCACTCATCAGAGGAAAGGGTGCTGATTGTTGCCTTtctgcaaggagctgggctgcagAAAGGGAAGCTACTCATGGGAGGCTTACCTCTGATGTATCCATCGCTGGGGATGGAAAGGATAATGCCCCGTGTGCATGACAAATTAAGTGACCAGTGACCGTGTCAACTGAGATTTGCTATatccacaaaaagaaaaagcacagggACATACCTGGGAAGGAAGTGGCTTGAGCTGCACAATTCTCTGGATATCGTATCGCTCTTCATTCCAGTTCCCCATAATGGTTTTTGTTGAGTAATCATTTTCATTGGTGGTGCACGTGCAGCCATACTGGTGTAACTTAGAAGTGGTGTCCCAGACCATccacagttccccacagcctgtAGCATGCATTAAGGAGCCCTGGAGGGAGTTGTACAAACAGATCTTGGACACGATCTGGCAATAAGAATCAACAACTCCCTGGGCTCATCTTGGATCTCAAGGGCAGGTAACATGACATGGAATGTTGCCCCTTCCACACCCCTGGTGACTGGAGAGGGACCTCCTATACTTCCACATGTGCCAGGGGGCATCAGAAAATGTGTTCCTTCTTGatgacaaaaagcatttttaattttttttgggggggtgggggtggtatCTCTTTTCCTAAACTGTGATACTGCATTACTCAGCTTCATGTTACTGAATACCTCGCAGAGTAACTTTGGAATAGACAAAGTGATTTACCCAAGGCCACAGGGACCCAATGCCTGAGCCAGGACCAGACGTCATAAAATGCAATCAGCAGGTCTCTGTTGGCGCTTGCCTTTGCTAATTTTAAGCCTTCCACTGTCATTACCCATGTGACTCCTGAAACACTGaccctgccctgtgccagcagcTGAGGGCACACAAGaatcagcactagcgtggccagcagggacagggaagggatcttgcccctgtacttggcactggtgaggccacacctcgatgagtgggttcagtttcgggcccctcactccaaaaaggatattgaatgactcgagcgtgtccagagaagggcaacggagctggtgcagggtctggagcacaggtctgatggggagcggccgagggaactgggggggtttagtctggagaagaggaggctgaggggagacctcctggccctctacaactgcctgaaaggagggtgcagaaagctggggatgagcctctttaaccaagtaataagcaataggacaagaggaaatggcctcaagttgcgccagggaaggtttagactagatattaggaagtatttctttgcagaaggggttgttgggtgttggaatgggctgcccagggcagagggggagtccccatccctggaagggttcaagaggcgggttgacccagcgctgagggatctggtggagttgggatctgtcagtgctgggttaacggttggactggatgatcttcaaggtcctttccaaccgagatgattctgtgatcctgtgaaacAGAACAGGCCACAGAAAAGCATCGCTATTCTCTCTCAAGCCCTAAGGtgcagccccgggcccgcccaTTACAGCCAGGGGCGCCGGCCGCTACCTGCGCCCTGCGCGGAGGGTCCCTGAGGGGGAGCGGCTGCTGCCCAAGCACCGGGGAGGCCCGCAGAGGCCCGGGCCGCGCCCGCGCGGAGAAGCCGGCGCAGAGGAGGAGCGGAGACCCGGGGCGGCGGCGAGGAGCAGCTGGCGGCCCCACCGCCGGGGCCCCAGAGCGGCCGGGGGCGGTGCGGGATGACGTCACCAGCAGGCGACGAGACGTCATGAGGGAGCGCCGGGCGCCGGGCGGGCTGCGGGCATGGCGCCCGTGCGGAGAGTCCTGCTGCTCGGGGAGGGCAACTTCTCTTTCGCGGCCTCTCTGTGCGGGGCTGCGGGGACTCACGTCGTTGCCACTTGCTACGAGAACGAAGAGGAGGTGTCCGGGAGGGGGCGAGCCGCGGAAAGCATCCGGCGGCTGCGAGAGAGAGGTGGGTCGGCGCCGGCGGCGCTGGGCcggctggtggggagggagggtggtAGCGGGGGCCCTCGGGCAAAGCCACGTAGGAGGCCGGGACGGAGAGGGAAGCGGTGTCGGTAGTACCCAGCCGTTAGCTGTAACCGCTCTCCTCGTATCGGCCGAAGCAAGGCTGTAGAGCCGTAATGCCTGCTTTAAATCAGGGACCTGGTGCTGCGGTGCCTCCGTAGGAGCCGTCCAGTCCCTTTATCGCCCTTCACCCCTTTTGCCACGAGAAATTGGAGTTGTCCAAGAGACTAAATCGAATACGCTAAAATCTAATCAGACAGAAATAATACTGCAGCAAGTAGCCAGTGAGCAGAAGTCTCTGCAAGAGAGCAAAGGGAGCCTGGGCTTTCTGGTTTTCCTAATGCACATGAGTGGGAAGAGGCCTGGCAGCTGCTGATCTGGTGTGCTGAAAAATGGGCTAGAGGACTTTGCTacctttctttaaaattttccatAATGATAAACATCAGGCTCTTGTTTTTCGTTTACTTTTGAAGGAGCTGAAGTTGTCTTTTCTGTGGACTGCACCAAGCTGAAGGACTATTTTTTAccagaaaaaagagaatttgatTGTATTTATTTCAACTTCCCTCACTGTGGGAGAAAGGCTGGGGTAGTGAAGAATAGGGAGCTTCTTGCCCACTTTTTCCATAGGTAAGTAAACCAGAAGTAGTTCTAAGCTAATTGACTGCTGTGATACAGATTTCTAGCTGTGTTACAGGTGTTTTTCTGGCACTATAAAATTTTTGGGTGTGCTAGTGGGATTTTTCTTGTTGCCTGgctttccttgcagctctgcagaagtgCTGACAGAGGATGGAGAGGTCCATGTGGCTCTTTGCAATGGACAGGGTGGGACACCTGCTGATCAACCAAGGAGAGAATGGCACAACAGCTGGCAAATAGTGgctgtggcagcaggagctggattTATCTTGAGTAACGTTCATCCTTTTAGAGCAGAGACTATCCATGGATATAAGTGTACAGGCTACAGGTAACCATCGTGGCAAAACTGAAAAGTTGATTCTTGTGCTCTTATAATGCCTAGCACCAGTATGTTCTTCTAGTATCTTGTTTGTTGAGTTATCTGTGTAACGCTTACTCATGACACATTAAATACAGGAAACAATCAATGACTTTGCTCTGCTTTTGTGCATTGTCAGGAGTCAAGATAAATCTTTCTGTGTAGAGGGTGCTCTGAACCACATTTTCACACGAAGCATGCCACTTCTGTATTTCAAACCTATGATCTGCGAGACAGAACTGGAAAGCCGAAAAGTTTCTTTTCAAGTACCACAAGTACTTGTGGATAAAATTAATAGGTAAGTTTTATAATTAGTTTCTGTTTGGTAATAACACACACTCCTGCTCTCAGTGGGAATGACCAGCATAGATGTCGGATAAAGTGGAATTCCTTCACTTTCACCCCTTTTACCTTTACAGAATTTCCTGTTCCATTTCTTCTTAAAGTCTGCTTCATGTTGGCTTTTGGTTATGGCCTACTTaaagtttctttttgttctgtagaCTTATTTTTATTGTTGAGACCAAGCTGCTATATACTTGAACACACAAATAAAGATGAAAACTTTAATCTGTTTTAATGTAGTGTGGAAGAAATTCAGGAGCTGACTTGGTGTCTGCTAATATCACAATACCAAGGCTAGCTAGGATAAAAAATGCTAACCTCTCTGGCGAACTGCTGCGTACCTTGGAGACTATCCAGGGCTAGCATAATTTGATTCATTTCTGTATTGCGGTAATGACTGTGCTGAGTGAAAATGGTGCTGCTGACTGTTAAGTTCCATTCCTTTTTTACCAGCAAAAGTGCAGTTAATTCTTGAGTGCAACCTGGAGGCAAACACCTGAAAACATGTTAGTCATTGCAGCACCTTTTATGAAAGACTTGGCTTGTTCAGTTAGTTACTAGAAACCGGCTTAATATCTGAGATTGTTTTGGGTAAATTGCTGAATTCAAATTATGATCACAGGAAGGCACTGAAAGGAAATCTGTTTAGTGCTGTCTGTAAtctgcacttttatttttcacaggGGTTTCCTAGAACTAAATTCAAATCATCCGGTACGGACAGTAAAGGAGAAGCTCACTGCAGGGCTCAGACAAGCCTTTCCGTTACAAAACACTGactgctgcctttccctgctccATGAAGGTCACATCAATGATGTTTGTCACTCAAATATCTTTTGGATCATTCTGAGCCCAGAGGAGACTCCAAGCACTGAAGAAATGTCTAATGGACTGGCAAAACCCAAATTTTCACACGTTGATTTTTGCAGGGACACAGATAAGAATGGCTGGGTGAATGTGCAAGAGGGATGCCACATTTCAAAACGGTATTATCTTAGACCTTCACTTCTACCTTATGCTCATGCAATAACACAAAGAGGAGACTTTCTCCCAGGGACACTTCATGTTCTTTCAGGCCCAGTTTTCAGGAAGTGTCTTATCAGTCCTTACTCCATGCCTGTCTTCCATGAGGTGGTTTTTGTATGTGCAGTTAACAGGGGTACAGAGAACAGCTGTATCCAGATGTTGGTGAATAACATTAAAACCAGCATACATTCTCTTCACCAGGCTGTTTCCAGTTTTAAACTGAGTATCAATCTGCAGGAAGCAACGAGCTTTGAAACAGCTGAGCTAAATGACTTTGCTGCATTTGAATCTCATCTTAGTAAAATTCAGTACTTCATCTGTATGAAGACAGACACTTCAGGCTTCTGTGAGAAGGGCTCCTGTGTGGGAATTATAAGGACAGCTCATTACGAACTAGTAAGCAGTGAGTTGGTGGTTGTCTTTGCTTCACTGAATCTTGACCTCCTAGCCATGCTGCTCTGTGGAATACCTGACTGGCGAATGCTCTGGACATCGGACACACGGTTCCTCCATCAGTTTCCCAGAGGAGAGTTAAGGCTTTTCAAGAGTTTTTCTCTCTATCCACCTTCCTATGTGCATGATGTCAGCTTTTGGGTTCCTGATGGGGAGCAATTTGATGAAGTTGCTTTTCACACCATTGCTAGGCAGGTGTCGGGTGAAATGGTCATATCCCTCCAGTTAATCGACAGTTTCCAACAGTCAGAGACCAGACGGAAGAGCCTCTGCTACAGACTGACCTTTCAGTCCTGTGACAAGGCACTGAGCCGCCAGGAGGTGGCAGAGATGCAGCTGCTCTTTCGGAAGGAAATCAACCAACGCTTGCGTGTAACTCTTCGGTAGAGCGTTGTATGTTGTTTTCAGGTGTGTCAGCAGCATCTGCACTTGTTGCTGATCTGGAAAACGTAGCCTACATCTTGTTGGACCTAACACTGTGTGTTATTACAGTGCCTCTTACAAAGGCGGTGTGGACTTCGAGTACCTGCACACATTCTAAATGTGGAAATTCCTGCTAATGAAGACCAAGCACCTTGCTGTTCTGCATGTGTGTAACGAAACCTCATTTCAAAATGTGGAGCCTTTCTTCGCTAGGGTCCTGTGAGACTGGGAGTACTCAATAAAATGCTTTCTCCAACTGCGTGTTTTCCAATTAGCTCCTTTCCTGCCCAGTCCAGCAGGGGTAGGTGGGGCAGTGAGTAACTGCTCCTGTGGGGCTGCAACAGTCGGGCCTGTGTGTGACGGGGAGAGCAGCCCCCTcaagaaacagaatcacagaatcatctcggttggaaaggaccttgaagatcctccagtccaaccgttaacctagcactgatagttcccaactacaccatgtccctcggcgctatgtcgacccgactcttaaacccctccagggatcggaactccaccacctccctgggcagcccattctaacgcccaacaaccccttctggaaagaaatgcttactaatatctagtctaaaccttccctggcacaacttgaggccattacctcttgttctattgcttattgtttaaagagactcattccccccccgctctctgcaccctcctttcagggagttgtagaggggccaggaggtctcccctcagcctcctcttctccagactaacccccccccagttccctcagccgctccccatcagacctgtgctccagaccctgcaccagctccgtcgcccttctctggacacgctcgagtcattcaatggcctttttggagtgaggggcccaaaactgaacccactcatcgaggggcggcctcaccagtgccgagcccaggggtcagatcccttccctgtccctgctggccacgctagtgctgatacaagtcACGCGGGTGGGCGAGGGCGCCTTGTTCTGGTCCGGCGCTCCCGGCCACCAGCGTCCGTCCCGCAGCGACCGGCCGCGGCCTCCGGCAGCGCGAGCCGCGCGCGGTCCCGGGGCAGAGCGCGCAGACGCCGCCCGCGCACGCCCCCCTGCCCACACCTGGCATGGCGGCCGGCGGCTTCGGCCCCGCCTCTCGGCTCGTCTTGTCCGCCGGTGGCAGGGAGCGGGCGCTCAGCTTCCCGTACTCGACATGGCCGCCAAGGGGGCCCGGCAGCGGCCgcgggccggaggcggcggggagccggCCCGGCCGCGTTCGGAGGGCGCGGGCGCGGAGGAGGCCCGTCTGGAGTAGGTgtcggagcggggcggcggggacccAGAGCCGGGGCTGCGGCGAGCGCCGGGCGCGGGCCCCTTCCCCGGGCAGCGCGCGGCCGCCTCGCGGGGGCGGGTTCTGCCACCGTCACTCGGGCGGGATCGCAGCTGGTCCTGTGGGGCCCAGCGGCGCCGGCGGGGCGGTGTCAGCTTGCGAGCACCCTCTGAGGGGTTTCCTCGCGGCTGGTTTTTTTTACGTCTCAAACGTACCCACAGCCCCGAGTGAGCCCCGCAGCGGGTGGCCGGGGGGGGTGCCCGGCCGGGTCGGCGTGTCTGGTGGAAATGGGTCTGCCCGGTCTCCCTGTGGAGCTCCTCTACTGCGTGGCCGTGCTCTCTGTctctgggggaggaggggtggTCCCGGGGGGGTCTTGCAGCGGTGGGTTAAGAACTCGGGGCCGTTGCTCTGGTATAGTGAGGGCGGTGATGGTGCTTCCTTGGGAGGGGACTGGCATCCTCCAAAGAAAGCAGGGAATGAAAGACTTACCCCTACTTACACAGTGCTTAAATGGCAGAGATGCAAATATGCTTGTCGGTTTTTTGCCTGGTGTCACATTGCTGGACTTGATCTTGTTACTGAGTCTTCTTGGtgcatatttgtattttttctttggaCTAGATCGTCTGGGAGCAAAGCAGGACAGGTTTGGGCCCCTGAAGGATCAACAGCTTTCAAGTGTCTCATCTCAGCCAGGTTCTGTGCAGCTCTCTTAAGCAACATCTCTGATTGTGATGAGACGTTCAACTATTGGGAACCAGTAAGTGGCTTTCTCTCCCTGGAGATACCTGGGAATTTGTAGCTAGTCTGTGCTAATGCAGATTTATCTAGAACCTTGTGCTAATCTCTgtgtttcaaagagaaattttCTTGCTCAAGAATTCAGAGATGGAAACGCAAACCTGTCTACTCTGGGCGATGCGTATTTACTGATTTAATCTCCATTGCAGACACACTACCTCATTTATGGAAAGGGGTTTCAGACGTGGGAATACTCTCCAGCCTATGCCATCCGCTCCTATG carries:
- the FDXACB1 gene encoding ferredoxin-fold anticodon-binding domain-containing protein 1 isoform X2; its protein translation is MAPVRRVLLLGEGNFSFAASLCGAAGTHVVATCYENEEEVSGRGRAAESIRRLRERGAEVVFSVDCTKLKDYFLPEKREFDCIYFNFPHCGRKAGVVKNRELLAHFFHRSQDKSFCVEGALNHIFTRSMPLLYFKPMICETELESRKVSFQVPQVLVDKINRGFLELNSNHPVRTVKEKLTAGLRQAFPLQNTDCCLSLLHEGHINDVCHSNIFWIILSPEETPSTEEMSNGLAKPKFSHVDFCRDTDKNGWVNVQEGCHISKRYYLRPSLLPYAHAITQRGDFLPGTLHVLSGPVFRKCLISPYSMPVFHEVVFVCAVNRGTENSCIQMLVNNIKTSIHSLHQAVSSFKLSINLQEATSFETAELNDFAAFESHLSKIQYFICMKTDTSGFCEKGSCVGIIRTAHYELVSSELVVVFASLNLDLLAMLLCGIPDWRMLWTSDTRFLHQFPRGELRLFKSFSLYPPSYVHDVSFWVPDGEQFDEVAFHTIARQVSGEMVISLQLIDSFQQSETRRKSLCYRLTFQSCDKALSRQEVAEMQLLFRKEINQRLRVTLR
- the FDXACB1 gene encoding ferredoxin-fold anticodon-binding domain-containing protein 1 isoform X1, translated to MAPVRRVLLLGEGNFSFAASLCGAAGTHVVATCYENEEEVSGRGRAAESIRRLRERGAEVVFSVDCTKLKDYFLPEKREFDCIYFNFPHCGRKAGVVKNRELLAHFFHSSAEVLTEDGEVHVALCNGQGGTPADQPRREWHNSWQIVAVAAGAGFILSNVHPFRAETIHGYKCTGYRSQDKSFCVEGALNHIFTRSMPLLYFKPMICETELESRKVSFQVPQVLVDKINRGFLELNSNHPVRTVKEKLTAGLRQAFPLQNTDCCLSLLHEGHINDVCHSNIFWIILSPEETPSTEEMSNGLAKPKFSHVDFCRDTDKNGWVNVQEGCHISKRYYLRPSLLPYAHAITQRGDFLPGTLHVLSGPVFRKCLISPYSMPVFHEVVFVCAVNRGTENSCIQMLVNNIKTSIHSLHQAVSSFKLSINLQEATSFETAELNDFAAFESHLSKIQYFICMKTDTSGFCEKGSCVGIIRTAHYELVSSELVVVFASLNLDLLAMLLCGIPDWRMLWTSDTRFLHQFPRGELRLFKSFSLYPPSYVHDVSFWVPDGEQFDEVAFHTIARQVSGEMVISLQLIDSFQQSETRRKSLCYRLTFQSCDKALSRQEVAEMQLLFRKEINQRLRVTLR
- the CFAP68 gene encoding cilia- and flagella-associated protein 68, whose translation is MSRAFASQIDTQFKTGNSLVKRMYAGFNVIHQHLDTAVLCTPVNCTYKNHLMEDRHGEWNLTVSSTIFTQHSHYRNTEMNQIMLALDSLQGTQQFAREPAQRRRRRPTSLSQPPDAFRGSPPPGHLLFVLVASGNDVSPRSPAQRGREREVALPEQQDSPHGRHARSPPGARRSLMTSRRLLVTSSRTAPGRSGAPAVGPPAAPRRRPGSPLLLCAGFSARARPGPLRASPVLGQQPLPLRDPPRRAQGSLMHATGCGELWMVWDTTSKLHQYGCTCTTNENDYSTKTIMGNWNEERYDIQRIVQLKPLPSQDLKQNLLVSRPPP